Proteins encoded by one window of Streptomyces sp. NBC_01571:
- a CDS encoding Ig-like domain repeat protein has product MRSLPAATALAVLFSSAALALGGTGVAAADSSRPLDVKDPHDTVVDAVHQRLFISDPASNQIVVTDYTGRIVGRLPDLPQVTDLELGPDSGTLYAAVEGADEIVAFDTAQLTRTAAYPTGPRTEPSRLAFADGKLWFAYGDQWESGLGAVDLTAGTPTVTLDLGADHDYASPPLLYADPDNPGTLVALDAGISSGPVIVYDISSGTPVIRVSADKGGFPRDAALTPDGRNLVVAGPGDKALTEYRLSDLEQVRTYPVPDTPEGVSIAPDGTVAATTWDFDDTGDTYVFTGGPERPASVRNLQSSTVWNRHGAVWSPAGDKLFVLTEVSYSTTFHVVDEPRKYAGTLTVDAPSTAARAKALTVGGRLTAGLALPAGTPLTVTRTDMETPNGTSLGTKTLGTGGRFSFKDTPPAGGKVKYTVKYAGDATHTPATATDTVDVSRTTPTLTLNNNRKVYAYGADVKFTAHLGSTYKNRTVEIWADPYGSDKPNKLVKTGRVNASGDLPVTLGLTRDAKVTAKFTGDAHYAPKSVSSTVGAQVKVSTAISGQYRTKSVYGHTYAYFHKSKDPLFTTTMTAYPDRRQRLEMAVYYQGTWYDAGTDYFKLGSTGVSKVRLGGTHETGYRMRVRSSYYNGTSGDTVNSTTHGAWKYFLFTG; this is encoded by the coding sequence ATGCGCTCTCTTCCTGCCGCCACAGCGCTGGCGGTCCTCTTCAGTTCGGCCGCCCTGGCCCTGGGCGGCACCGGCGTCGCGGCGGCCGACTCCAGCAGGCCGCTCGACGTCAAGGACCCGCACGACACGGTCGTGGACGCGGTCCACCAGCGGCTGTTCATCAGCGACCCCGCCTCGAACCAGATCGTGGTCACCGACTACACGGGCCGGATCGTCGGCAGGCTCCCCGACCTGCCCCAGGTCACCGACCTCGAACTCGGCCCGGACTCGGGCACCTTGTACGCGGCCGTCGAGGGCGCCGACGAGATCGTGGCCTTCGACACGGCCCAGCTCACGCGGACCGCCGCGTATCCGACGGGACCGAGGACCGAGCCCTCCCGACTCGCGTTCGCCGACGGCAAGCTGTGGTTCGCCTACGGCGACCAGTGGGAGTCGGGGCTCGGCGCCGTCGACCTGACCGCAGGGACACCCACGGTCACGCTCGACCTGGGCGCGGACCACGACTACGCCAGCCCGCCCCTGCTCTACGCCGACCCGGACAACCCGGGGACGCTGGTCGCCCTCGACGCGGGCATCAGCTCCGGCCCGGTCATCGTCTACGACATCTCCTCCGGTACGCCGGTGATCCGTGTGTCCGCCGACAAGGGCGGCTTCCCGAGGGACGCGGCACTCACCCCGGACGGCCGGAACCTCGTCGTGGCGGGCCCCGGGGACAAGGCGCTCACCGAGTACCGGCTGTCCGACCTGGAGCAGGTGCGCACCTACCCCGTGCCCGACACCCCGGAGGGCGTCAGCATCGCCCCGGACGGCACGGTCGCGGCGACCACCTGGGACTTCGACGACACCGGCGACACGTATGTCTTCACAGGCGGGCCGGAACGGCCCGCGAGCGTGCGCAACCTGCAGTCCAGCACGGTGTGGAACCGGCACGGCGCGGTCTGGTCGCCCGCCGGCGACAAGCTGTTCGTGCTGACGGAGGTCTCCTACTCCACCACCTTCCACGTCGTCGACGAGCCGCGTAAGTACGCCGGCACCCTGACCGTCGACGCACCCTCGACCGCCGCCCGCGCCAAGGCTCTCACCGTCGGCGGCAGGCTCACCGCCGGCCTGGCACTGCCCGCCGGGACCCCGCTGACCGTCACGCGCACCGACATGGAGACGCCGAACGGCACGTCGCTCGGCACCAAGACCCTCGGCACCGGCGGCAGGTTCTCCTTCAAGGACACCCCGCCCGCCGGCGGCAAGGTGAAGTACACGGTGAAGTACGCGGGCGACGCCACCCACACCCCGGCGACCGCCACGGACACCGTGGACGTCTCCCGCACCACCCCCACCCTGACCCTGAACAACAACCGCAAGGTGTACGCCTACGGCGCCGACGTGAAGTTCACGGCGCACCTTGGCTCCACGTACAAGAACCGCACGGTCGAGATCTGGGCGGACCCCTACGGCTCCGACAAGCCGAACAAGCTGGTGAAGACCGGCAGGGTGAACGCGTCGGGCGACCTGCCGGTGACGCTCGGCCTGACGCGCGACGCCAAGGTCACGGCGAAGTTCACGGGCGACGCGCACTACGCGCCGAAGTCCGTGAGCAGCACCGTCGGCGCCCAGGTGAAGGTGTCCACGGCGATCAGCGGCCAGTACCGGACGAAGTCGGTGTACGGCCACACGTACGCCTACTTCCACAAGTCCAAGGACCCGCTGTTCACCACGACGATGACGGCGTACCCGGACCGTCGGCAGCGGCTGGAGATGGCGGTGTACTACCAGGGCACCTGGTACGACGCCGGCACCGACTACTTCAAGCTCGGCTCCACGGGCGTCTCCAAGGTGCGCCTCGGCGGCACCCACGAGACGGGCTACCGCATGCGGGTGCGCTCCTCGTACTACAACGGCACCTCGGGCGACACCGTGAACTCGACGACGCACGGCGCCTGGAAGTACTTCCTCTTCACCGGCTGA
- a CDS encoding helix-turn-helix domain-containing protein yields MAERDGPEVIGRRVQQLRTERGLTQKQLAEPAYTPAYISTLEAGRVRASEPALRHIAERLGVAYEELVTGRPAHLATDMRLRLTDAQRTLATGEAEVAAEQYTVLLAEADTHGLVAEQAAALLGLGECALETGDLETARERFEASERRLGDAPLPQRVPALRGRAVSHYLAGELRYSCYLFESTLDELNRTGMHDPDALLLLYTGVIAPYMDMGAHARAAQAAEFALALAPQVGEPALVARMHRSVARTMIAEGRIAEADASLAKAAELYRQLQIRTELANCHWMRGYLYAQNGELERAEGELREAQAMLSAKRAALYTSQVNVELADVLHRRGKSTEAAVLLHEVLGDLSPERGAVHSAGAHRLLGIIAEDARDTETAEEHYVRALSLLERAGAAGDLADLCRLLGDLLRRTGRVEAALDAYRTGLGHRTAPGTTTLGPAPAQPPL; encoded by the coding sequence ATGGCGGAGCGTGACGGCCCGGAGGTCATCGGGCGCAGGGTCCAGCAGCTGCGTACGGAACGCGGGCTGACACAGAAACAATTGGCGGAACCGGCGTACACGCCCGCCTACATCTCGACGCTGGAGGCGGGGCGGGTGCGCGCCTCCGAGCCCGCGCTGCGGCACATAGCCGAGCGGCTCGGGGTGGCGTACGAGGAGCTGGTGACCGGCAGGCCGGCCCACCTCGCCACCGATATGCGGCTGCGCCTCACCGACGCGCAGCGCACACTCGCCACCGGCGAGGCCGAGGTCGCGGCGGAGCAGTACACGGTGCTCCTCGCGGAGGCGGACACCCACGGACTCGTCGCCGAGCAGGCCGCCGCACTGCTGGGGCTCGGCGAATGCGCCCTGGAGACCGGGGACCTGGAGACCGCCCGGGAGCGGTTCGAGGCGTCGGAGCGGCGCCTCGGGGACGCCCCGCTGCCCCAGCGGGTGCCGGCCCTGCGCGGCCGTGCCGTCTCCCACTACCTCGCCGGTGAACTCCGGTACTCCTGCTACCTGTTCGAGTCCACGCTGGACGAGCTGAACCGGACCGGGATGCACGACCCGGACGCCCTGCTGCTTCTCTACACCGGCGTCATCGCTCCCTACATGGACATGGGCGCGCACGCCCGGGCCGCCCAGGCCGCCGAGTTCGCGCTCGCGCTCGCCCCGCAGGTCGGCGAACCCGCGCTCGTCGCCCGGATGCACCGCTCGGTGGCCCGCACCATGATCGCCGAGGGCCGGATCGCGGAGGCCGACGCCTCCCTCGCCAAGGCCGCCGAGCTCTACCGCCAGCTCCAGATCCGTACGGAGCTCGCCAACTGCCACTGGATGCGTGGCTACCTCTACGCGCAGAACGGTGAACTGGAGCGTGCCGAAGGTGAGTTGCGCGAGGCACAGGCCATGCTGTCGGCCAAGCGGGCCGCCCTCTACACCAGCCAGGTCAACGTCGAACTGGCGGACGTGCTGCACCGCCGCGGCAAGTCGACGGAGGCCGCCGTGCTCCTCCACGAGGTGCTCGGCGACCTCAGCCCCGAGCGCGGCGCCGTGCACTCGGCGGGCGCGCACCGGCTGCTCGGCATCATCGCCGAGGACGCCCGGGACACCGAGACCGCCGAGGAGCACTACGTCCGGGCGCTGAGCCTGCTGGAGCGGGCCGGCGCGGCGGGCGACCTGGCCGACCTCTGCCGCCTGCTCGGAGACCTCCTGCGCCGTACCGGCCGGGTCGAGGCGGCCCTCGACGCCTACCGCACGGGCCTGGGCCACCGCACGGCTCCCGGCACGACCACCCTGGGCCCGGCCCCCGCGCAGCCACCGCTCTGA
- a CDS encoding extracellular solute-binding protein, protein MTKGRAHGGGAGRRVSGCGLALALLLTSACTGGGPAPSTAPVSPGVPGDIIVASGRDVTGKGGIRQQLIDAWNARQDKEHTGVHARLVELPGSADEQRSQLLGALQSRSAEYDVVNLDVTWVPEFAAAHLIRPLPDTLVDGDVIKSVARTARWDGKVYAVPFNSDVGLLYYRRDYLEQAHIRDTDLSQGVSWQRLRDLTDTIEAPGARRPRGYEKGWTTQLGPYEGRTVNGAEAFLSAGGGVALTDDRGRYTATVSELTEGVAQLRARAQAAYTLGDAFRSDETESLTDFADGRTAFLRHWPYAYRTLHQSLGEAQLGVAPLPGRAVLGGQNLAVTTQSPRRAAKAKELIGFLTDKESERCLLDAGFAATRESAYQDDDVSCGTARTPAVSPASPAASPPASPSAESVDRMPRDDHGRPRYARTILLPALRRAVQRPRTPLYGAFTQTFATELGKLFGEDPPTDAELAAGLDKALRRILPDR, encoded by the coding sequence GTGACGAAGGGACGGGCACACGGGGGCGGGGCGGGCCGGCGGGTGTCCGGGTGCGGGCTGGCCCTGGCGCTCCTGCTGACCTCCGCCTGCACCGGTGGCGGTCCCGCGCCGTCCACCGCGCCCGTCTCCCCCGGCGTCCCCGGGGACATCATCGTGGCCAGCGGGCGGGACGTGACCGGCAAGGGCGGCATCCGGCAGCAGTTGATAGACGCGTGGAACGCGCGGCAGGACAAGGAGCACACCGGTGTCCACGCCCGTCTGGTCGAACTCCCCGGCTCCGCCGACGAACAGCGCAGCCAGCTCCTCGGCGCGCTGCAGTCGCGCAGCGCCGAGTACGACGTCGTGAACCTCGACGTGACCTGGGTGCCGGAATTCGCCGCCGCGCACCTCATACGCCCGCTGCCGGACACCCTGGTCGACGGAGACGTCATCAAGTCGGTCGCCCGCACGGCCCGTTGGGACGGGAAGGTCTACGCCGTGCCGTTCAACAGCGATGTCGGGCTCCTCTACTACCGACGCGACTACCTGGAGCAGGCGCACATCCGGGACACCGACCTGAGCCAGGGCGTCAGCTGGCAGCGGCTGCGGGATCTGACCGACACCATCGAGGCACCGGGCGCGCGGCGGCCACGGGGGTACGAGAAGGGCTGGACCACACAGCTCGGCCCCTACGAGGGCCGTACGGTCAACGGCGCCGAGGCGTTCCTGTCCGCCGGGGGCGGTGTCGCCCTCACCGACGACCGGGGCCGCTACACCGCGACCGTGTCGGAGCTGACCGAGGGGGTGGCACAACTGCGCGCCCGCGCCCAGGCCGCGTACACGCTCGGCGACGCGTTCCGCTCCGACGAGACCGAGTCGCTCACCGACTTCGCCGACGGCCGTACGGCGTTCCTGCGCCACTGGCCGTACGCGTACCGCACCCTGCACCAGTCGCTCGGCGAGGCGCAGCTCGGCGTGGCCCCGCTGCCGGGCCGGGCGGTGCTGGGCGGACAGAACCTCGCGGTGACCACGCAGTCGCCGCGGCGTGCCGCGAAGGCGAAGGAGCTGATCGGCTTCCTCACCGACAAGGAGAGCGAACGCTGTCTGCTCGACGCCGGGTTCGCGGCCACCCGGGAGTCCGCCTACCAGGACGACGACGTGAGCTGCGGTACGGCCAGGACCCCCGCTGTGTCCCCCGCGTCCCCGGCGGCGTCCCCGCCGGCGTCGCCGTCCGCGGAGAGCGTCGACCGTATGCCGCGCGACGACCACGGCCGTCCCCGGTACGCCCGCACCATCCTGCTGCCCGCGCTCCGGCGCGCCGTGCAGCGCCCCCGCACCCCGCTCTACGGGGCCTTCACCCAGACCTTCGCCACCGAACTGGGCAAGCTCTTCGGCGAGGATCCGCCGACTGACGCGGAGTTGGCGGCCGGACTGGACAAGGCGCTCAGGCGGATCCTCCCGGACCGGTGA
- a CDS encoding amidohydrolase — MNSPAARTALDLTADLPLPALEDFYRDLHRHPELSMREHRTAAALADRFRTAGYDTVTGIGGTGVVGLLRNGPGPTVLLRADMDALPVQEETGLPYASTTPGVMHACGHDLHVTWLAGAAQALSAGRDTWSGTLLVLGQPAEETGEGAAAMIEDHVYERFPSPDVLLAQHAAPGPTGLYAHRPGLIMSASTDVDIVVHGTGGHGSRPESTVDPVVTAAYLVTRLQTVVSREIAAREQAVLTVGRIEAGTRHNIIPSEARIALNLRTQSDEVRDRMIAAIRRIAAGECLAAGCPREPDVTVGNSFPVTVNDPDTDRRIAAVHGEVFGTGTILDPGPAMGSEDFPKLADGRIPYSYWFVTSTPAEVWDAAPGDDLMEKFAAVPSNHSPHFAPDPCTLAPGVRTLVSGALACLTGPGGSA, encoded by the coding sequence GTGAACTCCCCTGCCGCACGTACCGCGCTGGACCTCACCGCCGACCTCCCGCTCCCCGCCCTGGAGGACTTCTACCGGGACCTCCACCGGCACCCGGAACTGTCGATGCGGGAGCACCGCACCGCCGCCGCCCTCGCCGACCGGTTCCGCACCGCCGGGTACGACACGGTCACCGGCATCGGCGGCACCGGGGTCGTCGGGCTCCTGCGGAACGGACCGGGGCCCACCGTCCTGCTCCGCGCCGACATGGACGCGCTGCCCGTCCAGGAGGAGACCGGGCTGCCGTACGCGTCCACGACCCCCGGCGTGATGCACGCCTGCGGGCACGATCTGCACGTCACCTGGCTGGCGGGCGCGGCACAGGCGCTCTCCGCCGGGCGCGACACCTGGTCGGGCACGCTGCTGGTGCTCGGACAGCCCGCCGAGGAGACCGGCGAGGGCGCGGCGGCGATGATCGAGGACCACGTCTACGAGCGGTTCCCGTCGCCGGACGTGCTGCTCGCCCAGCACGCGGCCCCCGGCCCGACGGGGCTCTACGCCCACCGGCCCGGTCTCATCATGTCCGCCTCGACCGACGTGGACATCGTCGTGCACGGGACGGGCGGGCACGGCTCGCGCCCGGAGTCGACCGTCGACCCGGTCGTCACCGCCGCGTACCTGGTGACCCGGCTGCAGACCGTCGTCAGCCGGGAGATCGCGGCACGCGAGCAGGCCGTCCTGACGGTGGGGCGGATCGAGGCGGGCACCCGCCACAACATCATCCCCTCCGAGGCCCGGATCGCCCTCAACCTCCGCACCCAGTCGGACGAGGTGCGGGACCGCATGATCGCGGCGATCCGGCGGATCGCCGCGGGCGAGTGCCTGGCGGCCGGCTGCCCGCGCGAGCCCGACGTCACCGTGGGCAACAGCTTCCCCGTGACCGTCAACGACCCCGACACCGACCGGCGGATCGCCGCGGTGCACGGCGAGGTCTTCGGCACCGGAACGATCCTCGACCCGGGTCCGGCGATGGGCAGCGAGGACTTCCCGAAGCTCGCGGACGGGCGGATCCCGTACTCCTACTGGTTCGTGACGAGCACCCCGGCGGAGGTCTGGGACGCCGCTCCGGGCGACGACCTCATGGAGAAGTTCGCCGCCGTGCCCAGCAACCACAGCCCGCACTTCGCGCCCGACCCGTGCACCCTCGCGCCAGGTGTGCGGACGCTGGTGTCGGGGGCGCTCGCCTGCCTCACCGGTCCGGGAGGATCCGCCTGA
- a CDS encoding PP2C family protein-serine/threonine phosphatase, which produces MGDWEPPLGPLARPARRDDPVQRQKLLRLRGRSVAWVAPALLLGGIAVADWNTSGEFRMISWIVLVPGIAAAICGVWGTAAFACLSILTYLAVDRSWSYQYQTGLPDFILVALGSLLAILACVVRVRSERRMLHMLDVAETTRRTVLRPMPAGWGGLDHAAVYLAADSEARVGGDFYDIQPGPRGTRLLLGDVQGKGLGAVEAAAALLGTFREAAYYEPVLDTVADRLEVRMLRHVRYRAALGRDDRDRFATGILVGFPQDDRDTVEFVNFGHEPPLVVAPDGVRDLPPGHGLPLGLAALTAERPLVLTVALAPGETLLLVTDGVTEARDADGAFFPLRDRVAGALSADPSTADPERLVELVRDGTLRHCGGRLSDDTTIFAVRRRTGGGGTSRP; this is translated from the coding sequence GTGGGCGACTGGGAACCCCCGCTCGGCCCGCTGGCGCGCCCGGCCCGGCGGGACGACCCCGTCCAGCGGCAGAAGCTCCTGAGACTGCGCGGCCGCAGCGTCGCGTGGGTGGCGCCCGCGCTGCTGCTCGGCGGGATCGCGGTGGCCGACTGGAACACCTCGGGCGAGTTCCGGATGATCTCCTGGATCGTGCTCGTACCGGGCATCGCTGCGGCGATCTGCGGAGTGTGGGGCACGGCGGCCTTCGCCTGCCTGTCGATCCTCACCTACCTGGCGGTGGACAGGTCCTGGTCGTACCAGTACCAGACGGGGCTGCCCGACTTCATCCTCGTCGCCCTGGGCAGCCTCCTGGCGATCCTGGCCTGCGTGGTCCGGGTCCGCAGCGAGCGGCGCATGCTGCACATGCTGGACGTCGCCGAGACGACCCGGCGCACCGTGCTGCGCCCGATGCCGGCGGGCTGGGGCGGCCTCGACCACGCGGCCGTGTACCTCGCCGCCGACAGCGAGGCCCGGGTCGGCGGCGACTTCTACGACATCCAGCCGGGCCCCCGCGGCACCCGGCTGCTGCTCGGCGACGTCCAGGGCAAGGGACTCGGGGCGGTGGAGGCGGCTGCCGCGCTGCTCGGCACGTTCCGGGAGGCGGCCTACTACGAGCCCGTCCTCGACACGGTCGCCGACCGGCTGGAGGTGCGCATGCTCCGGCACGTGCGCTACCGGGCGGCGCTCGGCCGCGACGACCGTGACCGCTTCGCCACCGGCATCCTCGTCGGCTTCCCCCAGGACGACCGGGACACCGTGGAGTTCGTCAACTTCGGCCACGAACCCCCTCTGGTGGTCGCCCCCGACGGTGTGCGCGACCTGCCGCCGGGCCACGGCCTGCCGCTCGGCCTGGCCGCCCTGACCGCCGAACGGCCCCTCGTCCTGACGGTCGCGCTGGCACCCGGCGAGACCCTGCTCCTGGTCACGGACGGTGTGACCGAGGCCCGTGACGCCGACGGCGCGTTCTTCCCGCTCCGCGACCGGGTGGCCGGCGCCCTCTCCGCGGACCCGTCCACCGCCGACCCGGAACGCCTCGTCGAACTCGTCCGCGACGGCACGCTGCGGCACTGCGGGGGACGCCTCTCGGACGACACGACGATCTTCGCGGTACGGCGGCGGACGGGCGGCGGCGGCACAAGCCGTCCATAG
- a CDS encoding NAD(P)-dependent oxidoreductase — protein sequence MKLVLFGATGMVGSRIATEASARGHQVLAVSRSGQSPVPGVTATAADAADVAKVTELVADADAVASACVPPRDGTDLTGPFLTLNRALVDGTRAAGVARLVVVGGAGSLEVAPGQELCDQPGFPEAVLAEALAHRDVLTYYRTVDDLDWTYVSPAAEIGPGARTGRFRTDGDRMLTDDHGNSRISAEDYAVAFVDELETPTHPRARMSVAY from the coding sequence ATGAAGCTCGTACTCTTCGGCGCCACCGGCATGGTCGGCAGCCGTATCGCCACGGAGGCGTCGGCGCGGGGCCACCAGGTGCTGGCGGTCAGCAGGTCCGGGCAGTCCCCGGTCCCCGGCGTCACCGCGACCGCCGCGGACGCCGCCGACGTGGCGAAGGTGACCGAACTGGTGGCGGACGCCGACGCGGTCGCCTCGGCGTGCGTGCCGCCACGCGACGGTACGGATCTCACGGGCCCCTTCCTGACCCTCAACCGGGCGCTCGTGGACGGCACGCGTGCGGCGGGCGTGGCACGGCTCGTGGTCGTGGGCGGCGCGGGCAGTCTGGAGGTCGCGCCCGGACAGGAGCTCTGCGACCAGCCGGGCTTCCCCGAGGCCGTGCTGGCGGAGGCGCTCGCCCACCGCGACGTCCTCACCTACTACCGGACCGTCGACGACCTCGACTGGACCTACGTCTCGCCCGCCGCGGAGATCGGCCCCGGCGCGCGCACCGGCCGGTTCCGGACCGACGGCGACCGGATGCTCACCGACGACCACGGCAACAGCCGGATCAGCGCCGAGGACTACGCGGTCGCCTTCGTCGACGAACTGGAGACGCCCACCCACCCGCGTGCCCGGATGTCGGTGGCGTACTGA
- a CDS encoding vWA domain-containing protein: MDRFDPRGRVNRALLVGVSAYEFTRREHRHGVPSPLPAVAHNLSLLAGALERGGVVGPGEITVADSPVLGEFRKELRTAVDAAEGLLLLYFAGHGAVPSAGDELWLQMRDAEVVRGGTAGFEGAAPFTNVLRILANSDAERIVVVLDCCNAGNAARVWEAVERPDIRRRVSVLMGVQANHRIDAGDGDTPTPFTARLVDLLTDGVEGQGDEVHFLALSEALRVYMSAHHRTERGEPWEPQSRTENPPVDVLLAVRPGATAPGGETEAGAGRTVGAGSTTPTGAAGRTVPAGSAGSAGSAGHVGTTASTGPGGPGGPGGTVTGPARRGPGAPARLRIRGLLAAAARAVRAARTRVRPTPARRPPTSPAEPRPPGRTPRPRTPWRSPRLWPRRTAVAATGLAVAVLGLTGYLVLGHGASGGAPCAPPLELRLLTDPDLESTVRKAADTYLTSTANTTDDGCRRSGITVYGAGSAAVVAGLRDQSDPWQRPVGDEVDPQRDIGPQPDIWIPATAATAARARPTGLQRSYVSLEPDPAPFAYSPVVLSVPQEIAEASVADRTGDSLTGLRQKLTRRDGSAEVRRPDPAYTDSALLATVGLYGTGTPDVSRAEESVDQTGPVSPTAGDLLCTLPDNADTDRGTAALVPEFLMVSGVGCDRTTRTLRMAEYPDDVPALAPLFVRVRWTGGHSDGAARDDAVRSFHDWLTGTGGGSGDGHGTGGGSGPGGGLAVFGKDGFRSPSGAHALLSSRVPDAGLIADPGRSAGAAGADAMETALKRYRNANGPGRVLFLLDSSGSMADLWQGPGGAPGILKQSFAGLGDRDEYGVWSVASPGSRPYGEILPFGRHKRQDAERAVDRGAVVQDAEADPYGALEAALDTMAGKGRDDNRPELIVFLTDDEDNNRLTAHDHVGELLKPLHDKGVPVVMAALDSGGCAKGSTDQRMSEASGGRCLDTRSDLVADLRNEVARTGTGDE, encoded by the coding sequence GTGGACCGCTTCGACCCGCGCGGACGAGTGAACCGGGCACTGCTGGTCGGGGTGTCCGCCTACGAGTTCACGCGGCGGGAGCACCGCCACGGCGTCCCGAGCCCGCTGCCCGCCGTCGCGCACAACCTCTCGCTGCTCGCCGGCGCGCTGGAGCGGGGCGGAGTCGTCGGGCCGGGCGAGATCACCGTGGCGGATTCCCCGGTGCTGGGGGAGTTCCGCAAGGAGCTGCGCACGGCCGTCGACGCCGCCGAGGGGCTGCTCCTGCTCTACTTCGCCGGACACGGCGCCGTGCCCAGCGCGGGCGACGAGCTGTGGCTGCAGATGCGTGACGCTGAGGTCGTCCGGGGCGGGACGGCCGGGTTCGAGGGCGCGGCCCCGTTCACCAACGTGCTGAGGATCCTCGCCAACAGCGACGCGGAGCGGATCGTGGTCGTCCTCGACTGCTGCAACGCGGGCAACGCGGCCCGCGTGTGGGAGGCGGTGGAGAGACCCGACATCAGACGGCGCGTCTCCGTGCTCATGGGCGTGCAGGCCAACCACCGCATCGACGCGGGGGACGGCGACACCCCCACGCCGTTCACGGCCCGGCTGGTGGACCTGCTGACGGACGGCGTCGAGGGACAGGGCGACGAGGTCCACTTCCTGGCCCTCTCGGAAGCGCTCAGGGTGTACATGTCCGCCCACCACCGCACCGAGCGCGGCGAGCCCTGGGAACCGCAGAGCCGTACGGAGAACCCGCCGGTGGACGTGCTGCTGGCGGTCCGGCCGGGGGCCACCGCACCCGGCGGGGAGACCGAGGCGGGTGCGGGCCGGACGGTCGGCGCCGGGTCCACCACGCCCACGGGGGCCGCCGGGCGCACCGTGCCCGCGGGGTCCGCGGGGTCCGCGGGGTCTGCGGGGCACGTCGGGACCACGGCCTCCACGGGACCCGGCGGACCCGGCGGACCCGGCGGGACGGTCACGGGCCCGGCCCGCCGAGGGCCGGGGGCGCCGGCCCGGCTCCGGATCCGCGGCCTCCTCGCCGCGGCAGCCCGCGCCGTCCGGGCCGCACGGACCCGTGTCCGTCCCACCCCCGCCCGGCGCCCGCCCACGAGCCCGGCCGAGCCCCGGCCGCCCGGCCGGACCCCGCGCCCGCGCACACCGTGGCGCTCCCCGCGTCTGTGGCCCCGCCGCACCGCCGTCGCCGCCACCGGCCTGGCCGTCGCCGTCCTCGGTCTCACGGGCTACCTGGTCCTCGGCCACGGCGCGTCCGGCGGGGCGCCCTGTGCCCCGCCCCTGGAACTGCGCCTCCTCACCGATCCCGACCTGGAGTCCACCGTCCGCAAGGCCGCCGACACCTACCTCACCTCGACGGCGAACACCACGGACGACGGCTGCCGGCGCAGCGGGATCACGGTGTACGGAGCCGGCTCGGCGGCCGTTGTGGCGGGCCTGCGCGACCAGTCGGACCCCTGGCAGCGGCCGGTCGGCGACGAGGTCGACCCGCAGCGCGACATCGGACCCCAGCCCGACATCTGGATCCCGGCCACGGCGGCGACGGCGGCCCGCGCGCGCCCCACCGGGCTCCAGCGCAGCTATGTGTCGCTGGAGCCGGACCCGGCCCCCTTCGCGTACTCCCCGGTCGTGCTGTCGGTGCCGCAGGAGATCGCCGAGGCCTCGGTCGCCGACCGTACCGGCGACTCGCTCACTGGCCTGCGGCAGAAGCTGACGCGGCGGGACGGGAGCGCCGAGGTGCGGCGCCCGGACCCGGCGTACACGGACTCCGCGCTGCTGGCGACGGTCGGCCTGTACGGCACCGGGACGCCCGACGTGAGCCGGGCCGAGGAGAGCGTGGACCAGACCGGGCCGGTCTCTCCGACCGCGGGTGACCTGCTCTGCACACTGCCCGACAACGCGGACACCGACCGGGGTACGGCGGCCCTGGTACCGGAGTTCCTGATGGTGAGCGGTGTCGGCTGCGACCGGACGACGCGCACCCTGCGGATGGCCGAGTACCCCGACGACGTGCCGGCCCTCGCCCCGCTCTTCGTGCGGGTCCGCTGGACGGGCGGCCACAGTGACGGCGCGGCACGGGACGACGCGGTCCGGTCGTTCCACGACTGGCTCACGGGCACGGGGGGCGGGAGCGGGGACGGGCACGGCACCGGCGGCGGGAGCGGGCCGGGCGGAGGGCTCGCGGTCTTCGGGAAGGACGGCTTCCGCTCGCCTTCCGGGGCCCATGCCCTGCTGTCCTCGCGGGTCCCGGACGCCGGTCTGATCGCCGATCCCGGCCGGTCCGCCGGGGCGGCGGGCGCCGACGCGATGGAGACGGCGCTGAAGCGGTACCGCAACGCCAACGGACCGGGCCGGGTGCTCTTCCTGCTGGACAGCTCCGGCTCCATGGCCGACCTGTGGCAGGGGCCGGGCGGTGCCCCCGGCATCCTGAAGCAGTCGTTCGCCGGGCTCGGCGACCGGGACGAGTACGGGGTCTGGTCCGTCGCCTCGCCGGGCAGCCGCCCCTACGGCGAGATCCTGCCGTTCGGCCGGCACAAGCGGCAGGACGCCGAACGCGCCGTCGACCGCGGAGCCGTCGTCCAGGACGCGGAGGCCGATCCGTACGGCGCGCTCGAGGCCGCGCTGGACACCATGGCCGGCAAGGGCAGGGACGACAACCGCCCCGAGCTGATCGTCTTCCTCACGGACGACGAGGACAACAACCGCCTCACCGCGCACGATCACGTCGGCGAGCTGCTCAAGCCGCTCCACGACAAGGGAGTTCCGGTGGTCATGGCGGCCCTGGACAGCGGCGGCTGTGCCAAGGGCAGTACCGACCAGCGGATGTCCGAGGCGAGCGGCGGTCGCTGTCTGGACACCAGGAGCGACCTCGTGGCGGACCTGCGGAACGAGGTCGCGCGCACGGGAACGGGGGACGAGTGA